In one window of Trichoderma breve strain T069 chromosome 7 map unlocalized scaffold00008, whole genome shotgun sequence DNA:
- a CDS encoding protein kinase domain-containing protein: MPAPGGPQTNGKAHKSLKVRLRQAIVTNPCDNRRFIPCQQLENICHEQTVAQELAKAFPEDLPFSSNPDLTRLYSHRPNSGSGLTFPNEEDQYEVIEDFLEKQWSVLVPSFEAPEAGNKRCNVYKLHDKTILPIQEVSKKKYPGGFGLVEKVKIHKEHNGFPQNHEYFALKTMHPMIPDERDRFFQQELDAFHKARPGGHIIEIRAAFMKGESRGFLFPWADGGTLNHLWAKDPHKIVSDAGVPWSEFSRWICIQCHGIIRDLWAIHEPFGIHVPAGTSAEDLYGIHSDIKPDNILHFTEKNGAPLGLLKVSDLGLMKFHRLVSRTVQSKSMGNAYQTYRAPEHDMGKVRSRKIDIWAFGCLFAEFVTWAIGGENAIELFKTARIDEDKRFPDENKGEWSEDNFFIMKTSRLTQVKAPKRKGTVDEWFSDLTKDLGPDMANTFFPQFLRFIQSAMLDPDRKHRADSKQVETFLGRLLQQNPPDSPYWHFNGTVEYPKAYSRSTTGTGTW; this comes from the exons ATGCCTGCCCCTGGGGGCCCTCAAACAAACGGCAAGGCGCACAAGAGTTTAAAAGTCCGCCTTAGGCAGGCCATTGTGACCAACCCATGCGACAACAGGCGTTTCATACCATGTCAGCAGCTGGAAAATATATGTCATGAGCAAACGGTAGCACAGGAATTGGCCAAGGCGTTTCCAGA AGACCTTCCGTTTTCAAGCAATCCAGATCTCACTAGACTATATTCACATCGACCTAATTCAGGATCCGGTCTGACCTTCCCTAATGAGGAAGATCAATATGAAGTTATAGAAGACTTCCTTGAGAAGCAATGGTCAGTGCTGGTACCATCTTTCGAGGCTCCCGAAGCTGGGAATAAGCGCTGCAACGTATATAAGCTTCATGATAAGACGATATTACCAATCCAAGAGGTTTCTAAAAAGAAATACCCGGGCGGCTTTGGACTGGTTGAAAAAGTCAAGATACACAAGGAGCATAATGGCTTT CCGCAGAATCACGAATATTTTGCTCTTAAGACTATGCATCCGATGATACCCGACGAAAGAGACAGGTTCTTCCAGCAGGAGCTAGACGCCTTTCACAAAGCAAGACCCGGCGGTCATATCATTGAAATACGCGCCGCCTTCATGAAGGGAGAAAGCCGgggtttccttttcccttggGCAGATGGAGGTACCCTCAACCATTTATGGGCCAAAGATCCACACAAGATTGTTTCAGACGCAGGAGTACCATGGTCTGAATTTAGCCGATGGATATGCATTCAATGTCACGGTATTATCCGAGATCTCTGGGCCATTCACGAACCATTCGGCATACATGTGCCCGCAGGAACCAGCGCCGAGGATCTCTACGGAATCCACAGCGATATTAAGCCCGACAACATATTACACTTCACTGAAAAAAACGGCGCCCCATTAGGATTGCTCAAAGTCTCTGATTTAGGCCTCATGAAGTTTCACAGGCTCGTCTCTCGAACTGTGCAATCCAAGTCCATGGGTAACGCATATCAAACTTATCGAGCACCAGAGCACGACATGGGCAAAGTGAGATCCAGGAAGATTGATATATGGGCTTTTGGCTGTTTATTTGCCGAATTTGTGACGTGGGCGATCGGCGGCGAGAACGCAATTGAATTGTTCAAAACGGCGCGGATCGACGAGGACAAGCGTTTCCCTGATGAAAATAAGGGCGAGTGGTCGGAGGAtaacttcttcatcatgaaAACGAGCCGTTTGACGCAAGTCAAAGCGCCAAAACGCAAGGGTACAGTCGATGAG TGGTTCTCTGATCTTACTAAAGATTTGGGGCCGGATATGGCAAACACCTTCTTCCCACAGTTCCTTCGCTTCATCCAATCCGCGATGCTTGATCCTGATCGGAAACATCGAGCAGATTCCAAGCAAGTCGAGACTTTCTTAGGAAGACTTTTGCAACAAAATCCACCAGATAGCCCATATTGGCACTTTAACGGCACGGTAGAATACCCGAAAGCTTACAGTAGGAGCACAACAGGAACCGGTACCTGGTAG
- a CDS encoding glutamine amidotransferase domain-containing protein, protein MCGVTGLMLGDPEATTAAIELHESLFYLQHRGQDAAGISVFSEFDGLALLEQLPGAFGIAHVRYPTAGTSSASEAQPLYVNSPFGLSISVNGNLINPDYLREFLDVEARRHVNSDSDSELLLNVFAHALNELGKARVNVDDIFTSLREVYAKCTGAYACTAMVTGFGILGFRDANGIRPLCFGSRPSQTLPGAKDYFLASESVALRQLGFTDIVDIKPGQAVFCQKNGTVHFRQIVEPRSYTPDVFEYVYLARPDSCIDGISVHRSRQNMGVKLAKKMREVLTAKEIEEIDVVIPVPETSNTAAATLASCLDRPYSNAFVKNRYVFRTFILPGQEARKKGIRRKLSPIESEFNGKAICIVDDSIVRGNTSREIVQMAREAGATRVYVVSCSPEIMNQHIYGIDLADPDELVAYNRTTEEVAENIQADKVIFQSLQDLKDACTEAADDTNDVKEFEVGVFSGKYITEVPDGYFEHISQLRGKNKKRKTPNCSEAMIIANGGVVNVAPGQQAAGDARNGVKSPSYREDINIYNIAS, encoded by the exons ATGTGTGGCGTCACTGGTTTGATG CTCGGAGACCCGGAGGCCACTACGGCTGCCATCGAACTCCACGAGAGTCTCTTTTATCTCCAACAC CGAGGTCAGGATGCTGCCGGCATCTCG GTCTTCTCCGAATTCGACGGACTTGCTCTCTTGGAGCAGCTGCCTGGTGCTTTCGGCATTGCCCACGTCCGATATCCCACCGCCGGCACTTCGTCTGC ATCTGAGGCACAGCCCCTCTACGTAAACTCTCCGTTTGGTCTCTCCATCAGCGTCAACGGAAACCTTATCAACCCCGACTACCTTCGCGAGTTCTTGGATGTGGAAGCTCGTCGACATGTCAACTCGGACTCGGACTCTGAGCTATT ACTCAATGTTTTCGCACACGCGCTTAACGAGCTTGGCAAGGCTCGAGTAAACGTcgacgacatcttcacctcTCTGCGTGAAGTCTATGCCAAGTGCACCGGAGCTTATGCTTGCACTGCTATGGTTACTGGCTTTGGTATCCTGGGTTTCAG AGACGCAAACGGCATTCGCCCTCTTTGCTTTGGCTCTCGGCCCTCTCAAACTCTGCCCGGAGCCAAGGATTACTTCCTTGCATCGGAATCTGTTGCTCTCCGACAGCTTGGATTTACCGACATCGTCGACATTAAGCCTGGCCAGGCAGTCTTCTGCCAGAAGAACGGCACTGTTCATTTCCGCCAAATCGTAGAGCCAAGATCGTATACTCCCGACGTATTCGAGTACGTCTACCTGGCCCGACCTGATAGCTGCATCGACGGCATTTCTGTTCACCGCAGCCGACAAAACATGGGCgtcaagctggccaagaagatgagggagGTGTTGACCgcaaaggagattgaagagattgaTGTTG TTATCCCGGTTCCAGAG ACTAGTAACACTGCCGCAGCTACTCTTGCAAGCTGCCTGGACCGACCCTACTCAAACGCCTTCGTAAAGAACCGTTATG TCTTCCGCACATTCATCCTGCCTGGCCAAGaggcgagaaagaaaggcaTCCGTCGAAAGCTCTCTCCCATCGAGTCCGAGTTCAACGGAAAGGCCATTTGCATCGTTGACGACTCAATTGTCCGAGGAAACACGTCGAGAGAGATT GTTCAAATGGccagagaagctggagcaACCCGTGTTTATGTCGTCTCGTGCTCTCCCGAGATTATGAACCAGCACATC TACGGCATTGACCTTGCCGACCCTGATGAGCTGGTGGCATACAACAGAACCACCGAAGAGGTGGCCGAGAACATCCAAGCCGATAAAGTCATCTTCCAGAGCCTGCAGGATCTCAAGGACGCCTGTACCGAAGCAGCTGATGACACGAACGACGTCAAGGAATTTGAAGTGGGAGTCTTCTCTGGAAAGTACATCACCGAGGTGCCTGATGGCTACTTTGAGCACATTAGCCAACTCCGAggcaagaacaagaagagaaagaccCCCAACTGCTCGGAAGCAATGATCATTGCGAATGGTGGCGTCGTTAATGTGGCGCCCGGCCAACAGGCTGCGGGTGATGCCAGAAATGGCGTCAAGAGCCCTTCATACCGGGAGGACATCAA CATCTACAACATTGCCAGCTAA